A window of Flavobacterium flavigenum contains these coding sequences:
- a CDS encoding SemiSWEET family sugar transporter, producing the protein MNYIDVIGLFAGICVTISVIPQIIKVWKTKKVKQISLLTFGVLTFGIAIWVVYGILKKDLPIIVTNSVSLFLNLIMVYFLIYYEKEQ; encoded by the coding sequence ATGAATTATATTGATGTGATTGGTCTTTTTGCGGGTATTTGCGTAACCATTTCGGTAATTCCGCAAATTATAAAAGTCTGGAAAACAAAAAAGGTAAAACAAATTTCACTGCTTACCTTTGGCGTCCTGACATTTGGAATCGCTATATGGGTTGTTTACGGGATTTTGAAAAAAGATTTACCTATAATCGTTACGAATAGCGTTTCTTTATTTTTAAATTTAATTATGGTTTATTTTCTAATTTACTACGAAAAAGAACAATAA
- a CDS encoding SDR family oxidoreductase: MKKIKTFPEQKQDLPGNEYLMNPEPEIIKENYNGSGKLLGKVAFITGGDSGIGRSVAVHFAREGANIAIVYLNEDKDAQKTKELIEKEGQQCLLISGDLKDEKFCKSAIKSCVKTFSKINIIVNNAAVQFPQNELEKITAAQLQKTFETNIYPYFYITKAALPFLDKGDSIINTSSVTAYRGSEHLLDYSSTKGAILTFTRSLSTMLAKRQIRVNGVAPGPIWTPLIVATFDKVSDFGKDNPMERAGQPSEVGPAYVFLASEDSSYITGQFIHINGGELVGG, translated from the coding sequence ATGAAAAAGATAAAAACATTTCCTGAACAAAAACAAGATTTGCCCGGCAACGAATATTTAATGAACCCTGAACCAGAAATTATTAAAGAAAATTATAACGGAAGCGGAAAACTTTTGGGAAAAGTAGCCTTTATAACAGGAGGTGACAGCGGAATCGGACGAAGTGTTGCTGTACATTTTGCCAGGGAGGGCGCAAATATTGCAATTGTTTACCTGAATGAAGACAAAGATGCTCAAAAAACAAAAGAGCTTATTGAGAAAGAAGGCCAGCAATGCCTGTTAATAAGCGGTGATCTGAAAGATGAAAAATTCTGTAAAAGCGCCATAAAAAGCTGTGTAAAAACTTTTAGTAAAATAAACATAATTGTAAACAACGCAGCAGTTCAGTTTCCTCAGAATGAACTTGAAAAGATTACTGCAGCACAACTTCAAAAAACATTCGAGACCAACATTTACCCCTATTTTTATATAACTAAAGCCGCTTTACCTTTTTTAGATAAAGGTGACAGCATTATAAATACAAGTTCGGTTACGGCTTACAGAGGAAGCGAACATCTTTTGGATTATTCGAGTACAAAAGGTGCCATTCTAACTTTTACCAGATCATTATCAACTATGCTGGCAAAAAGACAAATCAGGGTTAACGGAGTGGCTCCCGGACCTATCTGGACACCGTTGATTGTTGCAACATTCGATAAGGTTTCTGATTTTGGAAAAGACAATCCAATGGAGCGTGCAGGTCAGCCTTCTGAAGTTGGTCCGGCTTATGTTTTTTTAGCTTCTGAGGATAGTAGTTATATAACCGGCCAATTTATTCACATTAACGGCGGTGAACTTGTAGGAGGCTAA
- a CDS encoding hybrid sensor histidine kinase/response regulator, whose translation MVLIVDDIKANILALKKTLELHNIDVDTAESGEEALKKILQINYSLIIMDVQMPGLDGFEVVKILSGNKKTKDIPVIFLSALNIEKKYIFKGYETGAVEYITKPVDSDLLILKVKTFLKIYEQQNQLKEMKELLSKEIKIRKEAQDNLEIKITERTKELIIKNEELELKNHELQQFAWVVSHDLNEPIRKIQIFIKIIKDLYLAKDDKAVDYVNRTIKSAERMQTLITDLLAYSRLSAKVQPEKTDLNEVLQEVLSDFDYLIERKNATIKTNVLPTIDSIPSQLRQVFQNLIGNALKFSNNSENPVIEITSELIETKDFDASPSPNGNYCRITVKDNGIGFDEIYLDRIFIIFQSLNDRQSYEGTGIGLAIAKKIIEKHNGLITAKSQIGKGASFIIVLPLEYQEIK comes from the coding sequence ATGGTATTAATTGTAGACGATATAAAGGCAAATATACTTGCCCTAAAAAAAACTTTAGAGCTGCATAATATCGATGTAGACACCGCAGAATCAGGTGAAGAGGCGTTAAAGAAAATTTTACAGATAAATTATTCCCTCATCATAATGGATGTTCAGATGCCTGGACTGGATGGTTTTGAGGTAGTGAAAATCCTTTCCGGAAACAAAAAAACAAAAGATATTCCTGTTATTTTTCTTTCAGCACTTAATATAGAAAAAAAATATATTTTTAAAGGTTATGAAACCGGTGCAGTAGAATATATTACGAAGCCGGTTGACTCTGATTTGCTGATTTTAAAAGTAAAAACATTCCTTAAGATTTACGAACAGCAGAATCAGTTAAAAGAGATGAAAGAGCTTCTGTCTAAAGAAATCAAAATTAGAAAAGAAGCTCAGGATAACCTGGAAATAAAAATTACAGAAAGAACCAAAGAATTAATAATAAAGAATGAAGAACTGGAACTTAAAAATCATGAACTTCAGCAGTTTGCATGGGTAGTTTCACATGATTTGAATGAGCCAATCCGAAAGATTCAGATTTTTATTAAAATCATTAAAGATTTATATCTTGCCAAAGATGATAAAGCGGTTGATTATGTAAACCGAACTATTAAATCAGCTGAAAGAATGCAGACTTTAATTACTGATTTACTCGCTTATTCAAGATTATCTGCAAAAGTACAGCCTGAAAAAACAGATTTGAATGAAGTTTTGCAAGAAGTGCTTTCTGATTTTGATTATCTGATCGAGCGTAAAAATGCTACAATAAAAACTAATGTACTTCCCACAATTGATAGTATTCCGAGCCAGCTGAGGCAGGTTTTTCAAAATTTGATCGGAAATGCCCTTAAGTTTTCTAATAATAGCGAAAATCCAGTAATCGAAATCACTTCAGAATTGATTGAAACTAAAGATTTCGATGCAAGCCCTTCTCCAAACGGAAACTATTGCCGTATCACTGTAAAAGATAACGGAATTGGTTTTGATGAAATTTACCTGGACAGGATTTTTATCATTTTTCAGAGTCTGAATGATCGTCAAAGTTATGAAGGAACAGGTATTGGGCTCGCTATAGCCAAGAAAATAATCGAAAAACATAACGGATTAATTACTGCCAAAAGCCAAATTGGCAAAGGGGCAAGCTTTATTATAGTTTTACCTTTAGAATATCAGGAAATAAAATAA
- a CDS encoding response regulator, translating to MRIALQEKEKYNQHMKQNNFKRNLLISSLVSLIILMISSTASFLSIRSLLNSNYWVNHTQEVIYNLNEGISILTDAQTSMRGYLITGNEQFLDHYNDAEKRSDKIFGIMDELTQDNPSQQRNLKEVKERTNVFYKYLHNLVVKKRLGGQTATFDLNEGKKMMDELRAYYKGIENTEQVLLKQRNANSQRYGNYSFILIIAAFIIAFIITIMFLLRILKDYNERSFLQEELEKKDRETAERIHAISTVASNISQGNYDIRVDDTKSDALGSVGESLNSMGISLKSSFDLLSQKEWLQTGIAQLNNVMIGDKELETLSKDVIEFLCQYTKSSAGVIYSTEGDELYAISGYSYLPNKSREHIKKGEGLIGQCVASRKILELKSFSENDVQITYALGEIKPKHIVAVPLIDTKIEGAFELANVKEFTAIDLEFLQTVSNNIAIAIKSTQNRKRVLELLEETQAQSEELRIQHSELEAMNAELETQTEKLQASEEELRVQQEELEQTNEELSERSVLLEERNTEIQKKSEALELTTRYKSEFLANMSHELRTPLNSILLLSRLLSENNNKSMNSEEIEFAKVIQSSGNSLLGLIDEILDLSKIEAGKMELEFLDVSTKEITDNLSSLFSVVAKEKKIDFEIIAKDAPVVIKTDKMRLEQILKNLISNAIKFTEKGSVSLEIKLNDDDDKIICFIVKDTGIGIPLDKQPLIFEAFQQADGSTKRKYGGTGLGLSISRELAKLLKGEIILHSKVNEGSTFTLCLPVFGSEMKKVTVEKTTAIEIEPNEIPDAENQKYNYISTVIPDEIEDDRNSISQDDKVILIVEDDINFAKSLLSFTREKGYKGIVAVRGDYALNFALIYKPIGVLLDIELPVKSGWEILEELKNNSQTKHIPVHIMSSHKLKQESLLKGAVDFLDKPVAFEKIPEVFMRIEHIISKEAQKVLIIEDNPKHAKALAYFLGSNNINSEIKSEVSEGLKALNKSEIDCVILDMGIPDKQAYEILDGVKKSPGLENLPVIVFTGKSLSLKEEVKIKKYADSIIVKTAHSYQRMLDEVSLFLHLVEENKGSEGKKQSHKKLNLLNNILFDKTVLIVDDDVRNIYSLTKALEVFKMNVITAFDGKEAIKMLEDNPNTDIVLLDMMMPNMDGYETAEKIRSNPKHLTLPLIAVTAKAMTGDREKCIRAGASDYITKPVDIDQLLSLLRVWLYDKV from the coding sequence ATGCGAATTGCATTACAGGAAAAAGAGAAATATAACCAGCATATGAAACAAAACAACTTTAAAAGAAATTTATTAATCAGTTCATTAGTTTCTTTAATTATATTAATGATAAGCTCTACAGCTTCATTTTTAAGTATAAGAAGCCTTTTAAACAGCAACTACTGGGTAAACCACACTCAGGAAGTGATTTATAATCTTAACGAAGGAATATCAATACTTACCGATGCCCAGACGAGTATGCGGGGTTATTTAATAACCGGAAATGAACAGTTTCTGGACCATTACAATGATGCCGAAAAAAGATCGGATAAGATTTTTGGCATAATGGACGAACTTACACAAGATAATCCTTCCCAGCAAAGAAACCTAAAAGAAGTAAAGGAACGTACGAATGTTTTTTACAAATACCTTCACAACCTGGTAGTAAAAAAACGATTGGGCGGGCAAACTGCTACTTTTGATCTGAACGAAGGAAAAAAAATGATGGATGAACTTCGTGCATACTACAAAGGCATTGAAAATACTGAACAGGTACTTTTAAAGCAACGAAATGCTAATTCTCAGCGATATGGTAATTATAGTTTTATTTTAATTATTGCAGCTTTCATAATCGCTTTTATTATAACAATAATGTTCTTACTGCGTATTTTAAAAGATTATAATGAACGTTCTTTTCTTCAGGAAGAGTTAGAAAAAAAGGACAGGGAAACTGCCGAAAGAATTCACGCAATAAGTACAGTTGCATCTAATATTTCACAGGGAAATTACGATATAAGGGTCGATGATACAAAGTCTGATGCATTAGGCAGCGTTGGAGAGTCTTTAAACAGTATGGGGATTTCCTTAAAATCATCTTTTGATTTATTGTCTCAAAAAGAATGGCTGCAGACCGGTATTGCCCAGCTAAATAATGTGATGATTGGAGATAAGGAACTCGAAACACTATCGAAAGACGTTATTGAATTTTTGTGTCAATATACGAAAAGCAGTGCTGGCGTTATTTATTCAACAGAAGGGGATGAATTGTATGCAATTTCGGGCTACAGTTATCTTCCCAACAAAAGCAGGGAACACATCAAAAAGGGAGAGGGATTGATTGGGCAATGCGTGGCTTCAAGAAAAATACTGGAATTAAAATCATTTTCTGAAAATGATGTTCAGATTACCTATGCCCTTGGTGAAATAAAACCTAAACATATTGTTGCTGTCCCTTTAATTGATACCAAAATTGAAGGTGCTTTTGAATTAGCAAATGTAAAAGAGTTTACTGCAATTGATTTAGAATTTCTACAGACTGTTTCCAATAATATAGCGATTGCCATAAAATCAACCCAAAACAGAAAACGTGTTTTGGAACTTCTTGAGGAAACCCAGGCACAATCAGAAGAGTTAAGAATTCAGCATAGTGAACTCGAAGCTATGAACGCCGAATTGGAAACCCAGACTGAAAAGCTACAGGCTTCAGAAGAAGAATTAAGGGTGCAGCAGGAAGAGCTGGAACAAACCAATGAAGAGTTATCAGAACGAAGTGTGTTATTAGAAGAAAGAAATACTGAAATTCAGAAAAAATCTGAAGCACTGGAACTTACTACCCGCTACAAGTCGGAGTTTTTGGCCAATATGTCACATGAGTTAAGGACTCCTTTGAATTCTATTTTGCTCTTAAGTCGTTTATTATCTGAGAATAATAACAAAAGCATGAATTCTGAAGAAATTGAGTTTGCTAAAGTGATCCAGAGTTCAGGCAATAGTTTGCTAGGCTTAATTGATGAAATACTGGATTTATCTAAAATTGAAGCCGGTAAAATGGAGCTGGAGTTTTTAGATGTTTCGACCAAAGAAATAACAGACAATCTGTCAAGTTTATTTTCGGTAGTAGCAAAAGAAAAAAAGATAGACTTTGAAATCATCGCCAAAGATGCGCCTGTAGTTATAAAAACCGACAAAATGCGTTTGGAGCAAATCCTTAAAAATCTAATTTCAAATGCGATTAAATTTACAGAAAAAGGATCTGTAAGCTTAGAAATTAAGTTGAATGACGACGATGATAAAATAATCTGTTTTATTGTAAAAGATACCGGAATCGGAATTCCATTGGATAAGCAGCCATTGATTTTTGAAGCTTTCCAACAGGCAGACGGATCTACGAAAAGAAAATATGGCGGAACCGGTTTAGGCCTTTCAATAAGCAGGGAACTGGCCAAATTGCTTAAAGGAGAAATTATCTTGCATAGTAAAGTAAACGAGGGAAGTACTTTTACCTTATGCCTTCCTGTTTTTGGTTCTGAAATGAAAAAGGTAACAGTCGAAAAAACAACTGCAATAGAAATTGAGCCAAATGAAATTCCTGATGCGGAAAATCAAAAATACAATTATATCAGTACTGTTATCCCGGATGAAATTGAAGATGACCGAAATTCTATTTCACAAGATGATAAAGTTATTTTAATTGTTGAAGACGATATTAATTTTGCAAAATCATTATTGAGCTTCACCAGGGAAAAAGGATATAAAGGAATCGTTGCTGTACGAGGGGATTATGCATTAAATTTTGCGTTAATATACAAACCAATTGGTGTTTTACTTGATATAGAGTTGCCTGTAAAAAGCGGATGGGAGATTTTAGAAGAGCTTAAAAATAACTCGCAGACCAAACATATTCCGGTTCATATTATGTCATCGCATAAGCTGAAGCAGGAGAGCTTACTAAAAGGAGCGGTTGATTTTCTGGACAAACCTGTCGCGTTTGAAAAAATTCCGGAAGTTTTCATGCGAATAGAGCATATTATCAGTAAAGAAGCGCAAAAAGTACTGATTATTGAGGATAACCCTAAACATGCCAAAGCTTTGGCTTACTTTTTAGGAAGTAATAATATCAATTCTGAAATTAAAAGTGAAGTTTCTGAAGGATTAAAAGCACTCAATAAAAGTGAAATAGACTGCGTAATTTTAGATATGGGAATTCCTGATAAACAGGCTTATGAAATTCTGGATGGCGTTAAGAAAAGTCCGGGCTTGGAAAATCTTCCTGTAATTGTATTTACCGGAAAAAGCTTGTCCCTTAAAGAAGAAGTAAAAATTAAAAAATATGCCGATTCTATAATCGTAAAAACGGCGCATTCATATCAGAGAATGCTGGACGAGGTATCTCTGTTCCTGCATTTGGTTGAAGAAAATAAAGGTTCGGAAGGCAAAAAGCAAAGCCATAAGAAACTGAATTTACTTAATAATATTTTATTTGATAAAACGGTTTTAATTGTAGATGATGATGTTCGTAATATTTATTCGCTGACAAAAGCGCTTGAAGTCTTTAAAATGAATGTAATAACTGCATTTGATGGTAAGGAAGCTATTAAAATGCTTGAAGACAATCCAAATACAGACATCGTTTTACTGGACATGATGATGCCAAATATGGATGGGTATGAAACAGCAGAAAAAATACGAAGCAATCCAAAGCATTTAACTTTGCCATTAATTGCCGTTACAGCAAAAGCTATGACTGGAGACCGGGAAAAATGTATCAGGGCAGGAGCTTCAGATTATATCACGAAGCCAGTAGATATTGACCAGCTGCTTTCATTGCTGCGAGTATGGCTGTATGATAAAGTTTAA
- a CDS encoding response regulator: MHKKRVLIVDDDSRNIFALENTLRAKSFECLSCLSAEEALKILNSDENIDAVLIDMMMPEMDGYDAIPLIKNIPSHESTFVVAVTAQAMNGDKEKCLEAGADDYISKPVDVDKLLLMLSRI; encoded by the coding sequence ATGCATAAAAAAAGGGTTTTGATTGTGGATGATGATTCCAGAAATATTTTTGCTTTAGAAAATACGCTCCGTGCCAAATCATTTGAGTGTTTATCATGCCTGAGCGCTGAAGAAGCTTTAAAAATATTAAATTCGGATGAAAATATAGATGCTGTTTTAATTGATATGATGATGCCTGAAATGGATGGCTATGACGCCATTCCTTTGATAAAGAATATACCTTCGCACGAATCAACTTTTGTTGTAGCTGTGACGGCTCAGGCTATGAATGGAGATAAAGAAAAATGTTTGGAGGCTGGTGCAGATGATTATATTTCTAAACCGGTCGATGTGGATAAATTGCTTTTGATGTTAAGCAGAATTTAA
- a CDS encoding CheR family methyltransferase, whose translation MIEDIELETFINEVYEYYGFDFGSYSRASLKRRVNRIYQLDGFIHFGEFLSKVRYNPDYFKHVIDEITVNVTEMFRDPAFYTVIRNQVLPLLGTKPFIRLWHAGCSTGEEVYSMAILLKEAGLLHKSLIYATDINAKVLDSAKKGIFPLRMMKEYSENYRDSGGKEDFSSYYTANYGIAKFNEELSQKMVFSQHNLVSDTSFNEFDIIFCRNVLIYFDNDLQKRAISLFDDSLAILGFLALGTKETIKYSISPGKYKQLDKEKIWRKIK comes from the coding sequence ATGATAGAAGATATCGAATTAGAAACCTTTATAAATGAAGTGTATGAATATTATGGTTTTGATTTTGGTAGTTATTCAAGAGCTTCTTTAAAAAGACGTGTAAACAGGATATATCAACTGGATGGATTTATTCATTTTGGTGAATTTTTATCTAAGGTCAGATACAATCCTGACTATTTCAAGCATGTTATTGATGAAATTACAGTAAATGTTACCGAAATGTTTCGGGATCCTGCTTTTTATACTGTAATCCGTAATCAGGTTCTGCCTTTATTAGGTACAAAACCTTTTATTCGTTTATGGCATGCAGGATGTTCTACAGGTGAAGAAGTGTATTCTATGGCCATTTTATTAAAGGAAGCAGGATTACTGCATAAATCCCTAATTTATGCTACAGATATAAATGCAAAGGTCCTTGATTCAGCCAAAAAAGGAATCTTTCCATTGAGAATGATGAAGGAGTATTCAGAGAATTATCGCGATTCAGGAGGAAAAGAAGATTTTTCGAGTTATTATACTGCCAATTATGGTATTGCAAAATTTAATGAAGAACTATCCCAAAAAATGGTTTTTTCACAGCATAATTTAGTTTCTGATACTTCATTTAATGAATTTGATATAATTTTTTGCCGCAATGTCCTGATTTATTTTGATAATGATTTACAAAAAAGGGCAATTAGCTTATTTGATGATAGTCTGGCGATTTTGGGATTTTTAGCTTTGGGTACAAAAGAAACCATAAAGTATTCCATATCTCCGGGCAAGTATAAACAATTAGATAAGGAAAAAATATGGAGAAAAATCAAGTAA
- a CDS encoding chemotaxis protein CheB — MEKNQVNPDFKVVIIGGSAGSLNALMQILPQLSVIKSFAIVIVVHRKSTDEQTFEELIEIKSPVKVKKVEDKVALIPAFIYIAPSNYHLLFEKNHTLSLDTSEKVNYSRPSIDVSFESAAEVYKEQLIGILLSGSNSDGTEGLKAIKSQGGTIIVQNPDSADMPFMPNHAIQNTVPDYVLNIHEILQFILSIDK, encoded by the coding sequence ATGGAGAAAAATCAAGTAAATCCAGATTTTAAAGTTGTAATTATAGGAGGCTCAGCCGGAAGTTTAAATGCGCTAATGCAAATCTTACCGCAGTTGTCTGTTATAAAATCTTTTGCTATTGTAATTGTTGTGCATCGGAAAAGTACAGATGAGCAAACTTTTGAAGAACTGATTGAAATAAAATCACCTGTTAAAGTAAAAAAGGTTGAAGATAAAGTAGCCTTAATACCCGCATTTATTTATATAGCCCCGTCAAATTATCATTTGTTATTTGAAAAAAACCACACGCTGTCACTTGATACTTCTGAAAAAGTAAATTACAGCAGACCAAGTATTGATGTGTCGTTTGAGTCAGCTGCTGAGGTATATAAAGAACAGCTAATAGGGATTTTATTATCTGGTTCAAATTCCGATGGCACAGAAGGATTAAAAGCGATTAAAAGTCAAGGCGGAACTATAATTGTCCAGAATCCGGATTCAGCTGATATGCCTTTTATGCCTAATCACGCTATCCAGAATACAGTTCCAGATTATGTTTTAAATATTCATGAAATTCTTCAGTTTATTCTTTCAATTGATAAGTAA